In Streptomyces sp. NBC_01439, the following are encoded in one genomic region:
- a CDS encoding MFS transporter — MASAESTGASPDGTPSGPAADTPGAGVPAENRAGGAPSTGPAAPSAGPAARPPTPVVASLMLGMALVALDSTVVATAVPQIVGELGGFAVFSWLFSGYLLAVTVTLPVYGKLSDTFGRKPVLLFGIGLFLVGSLLCTAAWNMAALIAFRIVQGLGGGALQGTIQTLAADLYPLRDRPRIQARMSSVWATSAVAGPALGGLLASYAHWRWIFLINLPLAGLALWMVSRHLTEPVRSPGRRGPVDWAGALAVFACGGLLLFALVQGGVAWPWPSAPSLGLLGASALLAVVVVRVERRAPEPILPGWVWRRRTIAAVNLAMGALGLLMVAPMVFMPTYAQSVLGLGPVGAGLVMSVMTLSWPVSAACSQHVYRRIGFRNTAAVGIALAAVILFSFTLLPHPARPWQPALIMLLLGGALGLFQLPLIVGVQSTVGWAERGTTTASVLFCRQVGQSVGAALLAAVANATIAARLADAPVPGLPEHLDDVAKALDRPELLTAAAAGYLREAVAAAVEHIFLGATAAALAALLVLLLVAPRRFPVLPELREQREE, encoded by the coding sequence GTGGCATCGGCGGAGAGCACGGGCGCGAGCCCGGACGGCACACCCTCGGGGCCCGCGGCCGACACCCCCGGCGCCGGGGTTCCGGCCGAGAACCGGGCCGGCGGCGCACCCTCGACCGGACCCGCCGCACCCTCGGCCGGGCCCGCCGCACGCCCGCCGACCCCGGTGGTCGCCTCGCTGATGCTCGGCATGGCCCTCGTCGCCCTGGACAGCACCGTCGTGGCCACCGCCGTCCCGCAGATCGTGGGCGAACTCGGCGGGTTCGCCGTCTTCTCCTGGCTCTTCTCCGGCTACCTGCTCGCGGTGACCGTCACCCTGCCCGTCTACGGGAAGCTGTCCGACACCTTCGGCCGCAAGCCCGTCCTGCTCTTCGGCATCGGCCTCTTCCTCGTCGGTTCGCTGCTGTGCACGGCCGCCTGGAACATGGCCGCCCTCATCGCCTTCCGCATCGTCCAGGGCCTGGGCGGCGGCGCCCTCCAGGGCACGATCCAGACCCTGGCCGCCGACCTCTACCCGCTCAGGGACCGGCCGCGGATCCAGGCCCGGATGTCCAGCGTCTGGGCCACCTCGGCCGTGGCCGGCCCGGCGCTCGGCGGGCTGCTCGCCTCGTACGCGCACTGGCGCTGGATCTTCCTGATCAACCTGCCGCTGGCGGGGCTCGCCCTGTGGATGGTCTCCCGTCACCTGACCGAGCCCGTACGGTCGCCCGGGCGCCGGGGACCGGTCGACTGGGCGGGCGCGCTCGCCGTCTTCGCCTGCGGCGGACTGCTGCTCTTCGCGCTCGTCCAGGGCGGGGTCGCCTGGCCCTGGCCGTCCGCGCCCTCGCTCGGGCTGCTGGGCGCGAGCGCGCTGCTGGCCGTCGTCGTGGTCCGGGTGGAACGCCGGGCTCCGGAACCGATCCTGCCCGGCTGGGTATGGCGCCGGCGCACCATCGCCGCCGTCAACCTGGCCATGGGGGCACTCGGCCTGCTGATGGTCGCCCCCATGGTGTTCATGCCGACCTACGCGCAGTCCGTGCTGGGCCTCGGCCCCGTCGGCGCCGGCCTGGTCATGTCGGTGATGACCCTGAGCTGGCCCGTCTCCGCCGCCTGCAGCCAGCACGTCTACCGGCGCATCGGCTTCCGCAACACCGCGGCCGTCGGGATCGCGCTCGCCGCGGTGATCCTGTTCTCCTTCACCCTGCTGCCGCACCCCGCCCGGCCCTGGCAGCCCGCACTGATCATGCTGCTGCTGGGCGGCGCCCTCGGTCTCTTCCAGCTCCCGCTGATCGTCGGGGTCCAGTCCACCGTGGGCTGGGCCGAGCGCGGGACCACGACGGCCTCGGTGCTGTTCTGCCGGCAGGTCGGCCAGAGCGTGGGCGCCGCCCTGCTCGCCGCCGTCGCCAACGCCACCATCGCCGCGCGCCTGGCGGACGCCCCCGTACCCGGCCTTCCGGAGCACCTGGACGACGTGGCGAAGGCGCTGGACCGGCCGGAACTGCTGACCGCTGCCGCCGCCGGCTACCTGCGCGAGGCCGTGGCCGCCGCCGTGGAGCACATCTTCCTCGGCGCGACGGCCGCCGCCCTGGCCGCGCTGCTGGTCCTGCTGCTGGTGGCGCCGCGCCGGTTCCCCGTCCTGCCGGAACTGCGCGAACAGCGCGAGGAGTAG
- a CDS encoding ABC transporter ATP-binding protein, which yields MTETRHGGTGGHAAVAARARNVVKAYGSGETRVVALDDVDVNIMSGQFTAIMGPSGSGKSTLMHCLAGLDTVTSGHIHLDDTEITGLKDKKLTQLRRDRIGFIFQAFNLLPTLNALENITLPMDIAGRKPDAEWLNRVVETVGLAGRLKHRPTELSGGQQQRVAVARALAARPQIIFGDEPTGNLDSRAGAEVLGFLRRSVDELGQTIVMVTHDPVAASYADRVIFLADGKIVDEMYGPTADQVLDRMKDFDARGRTS from the coding sequence ATGACCGAAACCAGGCACGGGGGTACTGGAGGGCATGCAGCTGTCGCGGCCCGGGCACGAAACGTCGTCAAGGCGTACGGCTCAGGGGAGACGCGCGTCGTCGCCCTCGACGACGTCGACGTGAACATCATGAGCGGCCAGTTCACCGCGATCATGGGCCCCTCCGGTTCCGGCAAGTCCACGCTGATGCACTGCCTCGCCGGTCTCGACACGGTGACCAGCGGCCACATCCACCTGGACGACACCGAGATCACCGGGCTGAAGGACAAGAAGCTCACGCAGCTGCGCCGCGACCGGATCGGCTTCATCTTCCAGGCCTTCAACCTGCTGCCCACGCTCAACGCCCTGGAGAACATCACGCTCCCCATGGACATCGCGGGCCGCAAGCCCGACGCGGAGTGGCTGAACCGGGTCGTGGAGACGGTGGGCCTCGCCGGCCGCCTCAAGCACCGCCCGACCGAGCTCTCCGGCGGCCAGCAGCAGCGCGTGGCGGTCGCCCGCGCCCTCGCCGCCCGCCCGCAGATCATCTTCGGGGACGAGCCGACCGGAAACCTGGACTCCAGGGCGGGCGCCGAGGTCCTCGGCTTCCTGCGCCGCTCGGTGGACGAGCTCGGCCAGACGATCGTCATGGTCACGCACGACCCTGTGGCCGCCTCCTACGCGGACCGCGTCATCTTCCTGGCCGACGGCAAGATCGTCGACGAGATGTACGGTCCCACCGCCGACCAGGTCCTGGACCGCATGAAGGACTTCGACGCACGCGGGCGGACCTCATGA
- a CDS encoding ABC transporter permease, whose product MSNTVLKTSRRNFVAHKGRMALSAVAVMLSVAFVCGTLVFTDTMNTTFDKLFAVTGSNVAVSPKAAEDGEEISATGKPDSLPASTVEQVRKVNGVKSAEGGVVSMAVTVVNSKNENMGSTTGAPTIAGNWSDNELKSMKITSGQAPRGPTEVMIDADTAKKHHLKLGDELRTIAVTGDLRANISGIASFTVTNPGAAVVYFDTATAQRGLLGSTDAFTHVNVVAKEGVSDEQLKRDVAAAVGADTYKIQTAKEAADSNRKDVGSFLDIMKYVMLGFAGVAFLVGIFLIFNTFSMLVAQRTREIGLMRAIGADSGQILKSVVFEAFLLGVVGSLLGVGAGVGLAVGLMEIMGQLGMHLSTDDLTVAWTTPALGIFLGVVVTIVSAFVPARRAGKVSPMAALRESGTPGDKKAGRVRAALGLVLTGIGGAALLLSASAEEAVPGSTWLGTGVVLTLIGFIIIGPLLAGVVVRALSGAVLRPFGPVGRLAERNALRNPRRTGATAAALMIGLALVACLSVVGSSMVASATEELDKTVGADYIVQSQNQQQPVVPQAEEALRAAKGLDHVTPYRQVPATVTAPDGSSEKSDLAVTDLTYAQDLRRKMVTGEQTAAFGEGALSVGSIYADKHHVKVGDELKVDFTGGRTATLKVAAITLDEGNIDRGSIYVSTATAAKFLPADQMPRPIMLLASAKDGQSDAAAYTAVKAALADYPQYQVRNQTDYKQALKDQVGQLLNMVYGLLALAIIVAVLGVVNTLALSVVERTREIGLMRAIGLSRRQLRRMIRLESVVIALFGALLGLGLGMGWGVTAQKLLELENLNVLEIPWPTILGVFAASAFVGLFAALVPAFRAGRMNVLNAIASE is encoded by the coding sequence ATGAGCAACACCGTCCTGAAGACCTCGCGGCGCAACTTCGTCGCCCACAAGGGACGGATGGCGCTCTCCGCCGTCGCGGTCATGCTCTCCGTCGCCTTCGTCTGCGGCACCCTGGTGTTCACCGACACCATGAACACCACCTTCGACAAGCTGTTCGCCGTCACCGGCTCCAACGTCGCGGTCAGCCCGAAGGCGGCCGAGGACGGCGAGGAGATCTCGGCCACCGGCAAGCCCGACTCGCTGCCCGCCTCTACGGTCGAGCAGGTCAGGAAGGTGAACGGGGTCAAGTCCGCCGAGGGCGGCGTGGTCTCGATGGCCGTCACGGTCGTCAACTCCAAGAACGAGAACATGGGCTCGACCACCGGAGCCCCGACCATCGCGGGCAACTGGAGCGACAACGAGCTCAAGTCCATGAAGATCACCTCGGGTCAGGCCCCGCGCGGCCCCACCGAGGTCATGATCGACGCCGACACCGCCAAGAAGCACCACCTGAAGCTGGGTGACGAGCTGCGCACCATCGCCGTCACCGGCGACCTGCGCGCCAACATCTCCGGCATCGCCTCCTTCACCGTGACCAACCCGGGCGCGGCGGTCGTCTACTTCGACACCGCCACCGCGCAGCGCGGTCTGCTCGGTTCCACGGACGCCTTCACGCACGTCAACGTGGTCGCCAAGGAGGGGGTGAGCGACGAGCAGCTGAAGCGGGACGTCGCCGCCGCCGTCGGCGCGGACACGTACAAGATCCAGACCGCCAAGGAAGCCGCGGACTCCAACCGCAAGGACGTCGGCTCCTTCCTCGACATCATGAAGTACGTGATGCTCGGTTTCGCGGGGGTCGCCTTCCTCGTCGGCATCTTCCTGATCTTCAACACGTTCTCGATGCTGGTCGCCCAGCGCACCCGCGAGATCGGTCTGATGCGCGCCATCGGCGCCGACAGCGGCCAGATCCTCAAGTCGGTGGTCTTCGAGGCCTTCCTGCTCGGTGTCGTCGGCTCGCTGCTGGGCGTCGGCGCGGGCGTGGGCCTGGCCGTCGGCCTGATGGAGATCATGGGCCAGCTGGGCATGCACCTGTCGACCGATGACCTGACCGTCGCCTGGACCACACCGGCCCTCGGCATCTTCCTCGGCGTCGTCGTCACCATCGTCTCCGCCTTCGTCCCGGCCCGCCGGGCCGGCAAGGTCTCCCCGATGGCGGCCCTGCGCGAGTCGGGCACCCCCGGCGACAAGAAGGCCGGCCGGGTCCGCGCCGCCCTGGGCCTGGTCCTCACCGGGATCGGCGGAGCCGCCCTGCTCCTCTCGGCGTCGGCCGAGGAGGCCGTACCCGGATCGACGTGGCTGGGCACGGGCGTGGTCCTCACCCTCATCGGCTTCATCATCATCGGCCCGCTGCTCGCCGGCGTCGTCGTACGGGCCCTGTCCGGCGCGGTGCTGCGGCCCTTCGGGCCCGTCGGCCGGCTCGCCGAGCGCAACGCGCTGCGCAACCCGCGCCGTACCGGTGCCACCGCCGCCGCGCTGATGATCGGCCTGGCGCTGGTCGCCTGCCTGTCGGTGGTCGGCTCGTCCATGGTGGCCTCCGCCACCGAGGAGCTCGACAAGACGGTGGGCGCGGACTACATCGTCCAGTCGCAGAACCAGCAGCAGCCGGTCGTGCCGCAGGCCGAGGAGGCGCTGCGCGCCGCCAAGGGCCTGGACCACGTCACCCCGTACCGGCAGGTGCCGGCCACGGTCACCGCCCCCGACGGGAGCTCCGAGAAGAGCGACCTGGCCGTCACCGACCTGACGTACGCCCAGGACCTGCGGCGCAAGATGGTCACCGGGGAGCAGACGGCGGCGTTCGGCGAGGGCGCGCTCTCCGTCGGCTCGATCTACGCGGACAAGCACCACGTCAAGGTCGGCGACGAGCTGAAGGTCGACTTCACCGGCGGCCGGACCGCCACGCTGAAGGTCGCCGCGATCACCCTCGACGAGGGCAACATCGACAGGGGATCGATCTACGTCAGCACCGCGACCGCCGCGAAGTTCCTGCCGGCCGACCAGATGCCCCGGCCGATCATGCTGTTGGCCTCGGCGAAGGACGGGCAGTCCGACGCGGCCGCGTACACCGCCGTCAAGGCGGCGCTGGCCGACTACCCGCAGTACCAGGTGCGCAACCAGACCGACTACAAGCAGGCCCTCAAGGACCAGGTCGGTCAGCTGCTGAACATGGTCTACGGGCTGCTCGCCCTCGCGATCATCGTCGCGGTCCTGGGCGTCGTGAACACCCTGGCCCTCTCGGTGGTCGAGCGGACCCGGGAGATCGGTCTGATGCGCGCCATCGGCCTCTCCCGCCGCCAGCTGCGCCGCATGATCCGCCTGGAATCGGTGGTCATCGCCCTCTTCGGCGCCCTGCTGGGCCTCGGGCTGGGCATGGGCTGGGGCGTGACCGCGCAGAAGCTGCTGGAGCTCGAGAACCTGAACGTCCTGGAGATCCCGTGGCCGACGATCCTCGGGGTGTTCGCCGCCTCGGCCTTCGTGGGCTTGTTCGCCGCACTGGTCCCGGCCTTCCGGGCAGGGCGGATGAACGTACTGAACGCGATCGCGAGCGAGTAA
- a CDS encoding DUF2079 domain-containing protein encodes MARPAPVVPAPAKPDRYAWAPPWLVAAGLFAVYLVLSVGRFRRMDWASWDLGIFEQAIRAYAHLQEPVADLKGPGANILGDHFSPIIALVAPVYRVFPGPLTLLVVQSALFALSAVPVTRAAVRFLGRARGLAVGIAYGLSWGVQRAVEFDFHEIAFAVPLLAFALEAVLARRWRAALLWGLPLVLVKEDLGFTLAALAVVVAWRARDANRRIAMAALGVAAAACVFAVLVFTVFIPAFATAGYGYWDKIDGAGPLGGIGTKLTTLAWVLVPTSGLLALRSPLLLVAAPTLGWRFLSGDDHYWSTDWHYSAVLMPVVALALVDAIDTVRRSEHPRLRSYALQMPTAVLAAALALSATAMPTAKLVEARTYEKPERVTAIERLLDRIPDGATVEADTTPLTRLTSRCRVLWIGGSKGVVPDWITIDNSSKWAGEDPTGYAGQLHPGERFTLVGEAGGIVLMQRE; translated from the coding sequence ATGGCCCGCCCGGCGCCGGTGGTACCGGCACCCGCGAAACCGGACCGGTACGCGTGGGCCCCGCCCTGGCTGGTGGCCGCCGGACTGTTCGCCGTCTACCTCGTCCTGTCCGTCGGCCGGTTCCGGCGGATGGACTGGGCCTCCTGGGACCTGGGGATCTTCGAGCAGGCGATCCGCGCGTACGCGCACCTGCAGGAGCCCGTCGCCGACCTGAAGGGGCCGGGGGCCAACATCCTCGGGGACCACTTCAGCCCGATTATCGCGCTCGTCGCCCCCGTCTACCGGGTCTTCCCCGGGCCCCTCACCCTGCTGGTCGTGCAGTCGGCGCTGTTCGCGCTGTCCGCCGTGCCCGTCACCCGGGCGGCCGTACGGTTCCTCGGCCGGGCCCGCGGACTCGCGGTCGGCATCGCGTACGGGCTGTCCTGGGGCGTCCAGCGGGCCGTCGAGTTCGACTTCCACGAGATCGCCTTCGCCGTGCCCCTGCTGGCCTTCGCCCTGGAGGCGGTGCTCGCCCGACGTTGGCGGGCCGCCCTGCTGTGGGGGCTGCCGCTGGTCCTCGTCAAGGAGGACCTCGGCTTCACGCTCGCCGCGCTGGCCGTGGTGGTGGCCTGGCGGGCCCGCGACGCCAACCGGCGGATCGCCATGGCCGCGCTCGGCGTCGCCGCCGCGGCCTGCGTCTTCGCCGTCCTGGTGTTCACCGTCTTCATACCGGCCTTCGCCACGGCGGGGTACGGCTACTGGGACAAGATCGACGGGGCGGGTCCGCTCGGCGGCATCGGCACCAAGCTCACCACCTTGGCCTGGGTGCTGGTCCCCACCTCCGGGCTGCTCGCGCTGCGCTCGCCGCTGCTCCTGGTGGCCGCGCCCACCCTCGGCTGGCGGTTCCTGTCGGGGGACGACCACTACTGGTCCACCGACTGGCACTACAGCGCCGTCCTCATGCCCGTCGTGGCCCTCGCCCTGGTCGACGCCATCGACACCGTCCGGCGCAGCGAGCACCCCCGGCTGCGCTCGTACGCCCTTCAGATGCCGACCGCCGTGCTGGCCGCCGCCCTCGCCCTGAGCGCGACCGCCATGCCGACGGCCAAGCTCGTCGAGGCCCGTACGTACGAGAAGCCCGAGCGGGTCACGGCGATCGAGCGGCTCCTGGACCGGATCCCCGACGGGGCGACTGTGGAGGCCGACACCACCCCGCTGACCCGGCTGACCTCCCGCTGCCGCGTGCTGTGGATCGGCGGCAGCAAGGGCGTGGTCCCCGACTGGATCACCATCGACAACTCCTCCAAGTGGGCCGGCGAGGACCCGACCGGCTACGCCGGCCAGCTGCACCCCGGCGAGCGGTTCACCCTCGTGGGCGAGGCCGGCGGCATCGTCCTGATGCAGCGGGAGTGA